In one Rutidosis leptorrhynchoides isolate AG116_Rl617_1_P2 chromosome 8, CSIRO_AGI_Rlap_v1, whole genome shotgun sequence genomic region, the following are encoded:
- the LOC139863843 gene encoding uncharacterized protein, protein MVNKICVEAMDRYMRDICRQVNPDSMDTLFGGKIVVFGGDFRQILFVIQKGKRENIAAASLNSSYLWDYVNILDKGNGNAGESEDRVFDIEIPLNLLITDVDDPISSIISTIYPEYLLNLANPQYYVQFLLELMK, encoded by the exons ATGGTTAACAAGATATGCGTTGAAGCAATGGATCGTTATATGCGTGATATATGCCGTCAAGTCAATCCTGATAGCATGGATACTCTATTTGGGGGTAAAATAGTTGTGTTTGGTGGTGATTTTAGACAAATATTATTTGTTATTCAAAAAGGTAAAAGAGAAAATATAGCAGCTGCATCACTAAATTCTTCCTATTTGTGGGATTATGTTAAT ATACTAGACAAAGGCAACGGTAATGCCGGTGAATCTGAAGACCGTGTTTTTGATATTGAAATTCCACTAAATCTTTTGATAACAGATGTTGATGATCCAATTAGTTCTATCATCTCAACTATTTATCCAGAATATCTTCTTAATCTTGCCAATCCACAATATTATGTGCAATTCTTGCTCGAACTCATGAAGTAG